In a single window of the Actinomycetota bacterium genome:
- the tilS gene encoding tRNA lysidine(34) synthetase TilS, with amino-acid sequence MSDLADTVRDTSAAYDMLPAGGIVLVLVSGGADSTGLLRLLMSGDIGTGFAIHVLHVNHLLRGADSECDEEFVRRLCETLKVPFHAVRYDVAAFARDNGLNLEDAGRQVRYRLAEETLDSLCAVAGVPPERGRIAVAHTLDDRIETLLMRLAQGTGATGLVSLRPVRDRIVRPLADAARDDVRDYLRALGQEWREDASNLDTTRVRARVRHELLPVLRDINPQVDQAIARTLALLTDEDALLATMGAAFARDFSHVSPGEVAFDRAMMATLSRPMRRRAIRAALASAFPEASRIEFEHVEALVDGLSSASFARDLPDGLRAQSEYGRMIVLRSGEGSPALAPSLLPIPGNLDLAGVGSLIAEEVDPSDTTGTPDSVVVDAGAAEAFVVDRPRDGDRMRPLGLGGTKKLQDLLVDAKVPQRFRQTTPVVRDGESVVWVAGVRMAEEYRITGATIRAVRLTWERGGGDAAEAG; translated from the coding sequence ATGAGTGACCTCGCAGACACCGTTCGCGATACGTCCGCCGCATACGACATGCTGCCCGCAGGCGGCATCGTCCTTGTGCTCGTTTCGGGCGGGGCCGACAGCACCGGGCTTCTCCGTTTGCTGATGTCGGGCGACATAGGCACCGGGTTCGCGATTCACGTCTTGCACGTCAATCACCTGCTTCGCGGCGCCGACTCCGAATGCGATGAGGAGTTCGTGCGCCGCCTCTGCGAGACACTCAAGGTCCCATTCCACGCGGTGCGCTACGACGTCGCGGCCTTCGCAAGAGACAACGGGCTCAATCTTGAAGACGCCGGTCGGCAGGTCCGGTACCGACTCGCCGAGGAGACCCTCGACAGCCTGTGCGCGGTCGCCGGAGTCCCGCCCGAGCGCGGCCGAATCGCCGTGGCGCACACGCTCGACGACCGCATCGAGACGCTGCTGATGCGCCTCGCACAAGGTACGGGTGCCACCGGTCTCGTGTCGCTGCGGCCGGTACGCGACCGCATCGTCCGCCCGCTCGCCGACGCGGCCCGTGACGACGTGCGCGACTACCTGCGCGCACTGGGCCAGGAGTGGCGCGAGGACGCGAGCAACCTGGATACGACTCGCGTGCGCGCACGCGTGCGCCACGAACTGCTGCCGGTCTTGCGCGACATCAATCCGCAGGTGGACCAGGCCATCGCTCGCACACTGGCGCTTCTGACCGACGAGGATGCGCTGCTCGCGACGATGGGCGCGGCCTTCGCGCGCGACTTCTCGCATGTCTCCCCGGGTGAAGTCGCCTTCGACCGCGCCATGATGGCGACCCTCTCGCGCCCGATGCGGCGACGCGCTATTCGCGCGGCTCTCGCCTCGGCGTTCCCGGAGGCCTCCCGCATCGAGTTCGAGCATGTCGAGGCACTTGTCGATGGACTCTCCTCGGCAAGCTTCGCGCGCGACCTGCCCGACGGCCTCCGGGCGCAGTCCGAGTACGGTAGAATGATTGTCCTGCGCTCGGGGGAAGGGTCTCCGGCGCTGGCACCTTCTTTGCTCCCCATACCGGGCAACCTCGACCTCGCCGGGGTCGGTAGCTTGATCGCCGAGGAGGTGGACCCTTCCGACACGACGGGCACGCCGGACTCCGTGGTCGTGGACGCAGGAGCGGCCGAAGCGTTCGTGGTCGACCGCCCGCGTGACGGTGATCGCATGCGACCGCTTGGTCTCGGCGGCACCAAGAAGCTGCAGGACCTGCTCGTTGACGCGAAGGTTCCGCAGCGGTTCCGGCAGACCACGCCCGTCGTTCGAGATGGCGAAAGTGTCGTGTGGGTGGCAGGTGTTCGCATGGCCGAGGAGTACAGAATCACCGGGGCGACTATTCGTGCGGTCCGGTTGACCTGGGAACGAGGCGGCGGGGACGCTGCGGAAGCCGGATAG
- the mqnE gene encoding aminofutalosine synthase MqnE, which produces MSEFHLIDSALEPIAERVAAGERLTREDGIALYASNDLIGIAQLANHTRQRINGDRVYFMVNRHINPTNICRNRCKFCAFARSAGEPGAYEMTLDSIVEAAVEGANDGAYEVHIVSGLHPEWSYEFYVDMVRRVREAIPKHVIVQAFTAVEIEHMAIIADKPTLEVLRDLQEAGLDALPGGGAEIFSDRTRAAAWEKKTVSDVWLRIHGEAHSLGIKTNCTMLYGHIETAEERVDHFIRLREQQDTSGGFLAFIPLAFHPANTELADLPATTGFDDLKTLAIARLMLDNIPHIKAFWIMVGLKVAQLSTVFGVDDIDGTVVEEKITHMAGATTPEALTKSDLIAMIRETGHVAVERDTLYNVVEIFAEE; this is translated from the coding sequence GTGTCTGAGTTCCACCTCATCGATTCCGCCCTTGAGCCGATCGCTGAGCGCGTCGCCGCAGGTGAGCGACTCACGCGCGAGGACGGCATCGCACTGTACGCAAGCAACGACCTCATCGGCATCGCGCAGCTGGCCAACCACACGCGCCAGCGGATCAACGGCGACCGTGTCTACTTCATGGTCAACCGCCACATCAACCCGACCAACATCTGCCGCAACCGCTGCAAGTTCTGCGCGTTCGCACGCAGCGCGGGCGAGCCGGGCGCTTACGAGATGACGCTCGACTCGATCGTGGAGGCTGCCGTCGAGGGCGCCAACGACGGAGCCTACGAGGTCCACATCGTCTCCGGCCTGCACCCGGAGTGGAGCTACGAGTTCTACGTCGACATGGTGCGCCGGGTGCGCGAGGCGATCCCCAAGCACGTGATCGTGCAGGCGTTCACCGCCGTCGAGATCGAACACATGGCGATCATCGCCGACAAGCCGACGCTCGAAGTGCTGCGCGACCTGCAGGAGGCCGGCCTCGACGCGCTTCCCGGCGGCGGCGCCGAGATCTTCTCGGACCGCACGCGCGCGGCGGCGTGGGAGAAGAAGACCGTCAGTGACGTCTGGCTCCGCATCCACGGCGAGGCCCACTCACTCGGCATCAAGACGAACTGCACGATGCTCTACGGCCACATCGAGACGGCCGAGGAGAGAGTCGACCACTTCATCCGCCTGCGCGAGCAGCAGGACACAAGCGGCGGCTTCCTCGCATTCATCCCCCTCGCGTTCCACCCGGCCAACACCGAGCTCGCCGACCTGCCGGCAACGACCGGCTTCGACGACCTCAAGACGCTCGCCATCGCGCGCCTCATGCTCGACAACATTCCGCACATCAAGGCGTTCTGGATCATGGTCGGCCTGAAGGTCGCCCAGCTCTCGACCGTCTTCGGCGTCGACGACATCGACGGCACCGTCGTCGAGGAGAAGATAACGCACATGGCCGGGGCGACCACGCCTGAGGCGCTCACGAAGTCCGACCTCATCGCGATGATCCGCGAGACGGGGCACGTCGCGGTCGAGCGCGACACGCTCTACAACGTCGTCGAGATCTTCGCCGAGGAGTGA
- a CDS encoding ABC transporter substrate-binding protein, protein MKKGSMRWILAVLALAVLVAVAMTGCSSETKTDTGTDTGGAEEAKGPVVIGSKIDIEGSILGQIIIQVLENDGFTVTDKTRTGATDVVRKALLAGEIDAYPEYTANALTVFYADKEIDPETLKDAEATYAEASKLDLENAEIVWLTPAPANNTWAVAVPKALAESDNLATLEDWADYINDGGKVKIVGSQEFFDRADAFPGFEKAYGFKLKSDQKVALATGDTAVTEKAAAEGTDGANAAMAYGTDGTIAALDLVVLGDPLGVQPIYQPAPTFRKAIIDTYPEIETLLNPVFGELDLETLQGLNAQVSVEGKDAAVVAAEWLKTVGVLK, encoded by the coding sequence ATGAAGAAGGGGAGCATGCGGTGGATACTCGCGGTGCTCGCGCTTGCCGTTCTGGTCGCGGTCGCGATGACAGGATGTTCGAGCGAGACCAAGACCGACACCGGGACGGACACGGGCGGGGCCGAAGAAGCGAAAGGGCCGGTCGTCATCGGCTCGAAGATCGACATCGAAGGCTCGATCCTTGGCCAGATCATCATTCAGGTGCTTGAGAACGATGGGTTCACCGTGACCGACAAGACGCGCACCGGTGCGACGGATGTCGTGCGCAAGGCGCTGCTCGCCGGTGAGATCGACGCATATCCCGAGTACACCGCCAACGCGCTCACGGTCTTCTACGCCGACAAGGAGATTGACCCTGAGACCCTGAAGGACGCTGAGGCCACCTACGCGGAGGCCTCGAAGCTCGACCTCGAGAACGCGGAGATCGTGTGGCTGACGCCTGCGCCTGCGAACAACACGTGGGCGGTGGCGGTACCCAAGGCGCTGGCCGAATCGGACAACCTCGCCACGCTGGAGGACTGGGCGGACTACATCAACGACGGCGGCAAGGTGAAGATCGTCGGATCGCAGGAGTTCTTCGATCGCGCCGACGCGTTCCCGGGCTTCGAGAAGGCCTACGGCTTCAAGCTCAAGTCCGACCAGAAGGTGGCGCTTGCGACCGGGGACACTGCGGTCACCGAGAAGGCGGCCGCCGAGGGCACCGACGGAGCCAACGCGGCGATGGCGTACGGAACAGACGGCACGATCGCGGCACTGGATCTCGTCGTTCTCGGTGATCCGCTCGGCGTTCAGCCTATCTACCAGCCGGCGCCGACGTTCCGCAAGGCGATCATCGACACGTATCCGGAGATCGAGACGTTGCTCAACCCCGTGTTTGGCGAGCTCGATCTCGAGACGCTGCAGGGCCTCAACGCCCAGGTGTCCGTTGAAGGCAAGGACGCCGCCGTCGTGGCCGCGGAGTGGCTCAAGACCGTCGGCGTCCTGAAGTAG
- a CDS encoding ABC transporter permease, giving the protein MNAAADTPRKRWWPPAVIVTLAVAFAWLVTQQQLWESVLGGMFPGERAAIYPVPLAALTLQHLAIVGISSGLTILVGIPLGIWVTRASGRDFRDIVAAGVDFGQTFPPVAVLALMMPILGFGLRPAVVALFLYGLFPVVSNTVAGLEAVPATLKDAARGMGMGRARILLTLELPLAARVIMAGVRTSVIINIGTATVAAAVGAGGLGDPIIGGIQVQNLAYVFEGALVAAVLAVLADAALAQAETALAPRGV; this is encoded by the coding sequence GTGAACGCCGCGGCCGACACCCCGCGCAAGCGTTGGTGGCCCCCTGCGGTGATCGTCACGCTCGCCGTCGCCTTCGCGTGGCTCGTGACGCAACAGCAGCTGTGGGAGAGTGTGCTTGGCGGCATGTTTCCCGGCGAACGCGCAGCGATCTACCCGGTGCCGCTTGCCGCACTGACGTTGCAGCACCTGGCGATCGTAGGCATATCCAGCGGGCTCACGATTCTCGTTGGCATCCCGCTCGGCATCTGGGTCACCCGCGCATCGGGACGGGACTTCCGTGACATCGTCGCGGCCGGCGTGGACTTCGGGCAGACGTTCCCGCCGGTCGCCGTGCTCGCGCTCATGATGCCCATCCTTGGCTTCGGGCTTCGTCCGGCGGTCGTGGCGCTGTTCCTGTACGGCCTGTTCCCAGTGGTCAGCAACACAGTCGCCGGGCTTGAGGCCGTGCCCGCCACGCTCAAGGACGCGGCGCGAGGGATGGGGATGGGACGTGCACGGATCTTGCTGACGCTCGAGCTGCCGCTTGCGGCACGCGTGATCATGGCGGGCGTGCGGACCTCGGTCATCATCAACATCGGCACCGCGACCGTAGCCGCCGCGGTGGGTGCGGGTGGTCTTGGCGACCCGATCATCGGCGGTATCCAGGTGCAGAATCTTGCGTACGTGTTCGAAGGGGCGCTGGTCGCGGCTGTGCTTGCAGTTCTAGCCGACGCCGCGCTTGCGCAGGCGGAGACGGCGCTCGCGCCGAGGGGCGTCTGA
- a CDS encoding C-GCAxxG-C-C family protein, giving the protein MNKTQLAPADTLTTPCFAGASELAETAFLRGKTLYEEGMFCCEAVLSVVNEAAGTPFPPDVMRLGSGFWGGLAGDGSTCGALVGSIMAIGLLAGRTATNGEWESCTDASEEIRTRFREACGGVSCGGLVRPFGGMDGEGRRGRCAEITGTASALVIALAEERGWL; this is encoded by the coding sequence GTGAACAAGACGCAGCTCGCTCCGGCTGACACCCTCACAACCCCATGCTTCGCGGGCGCATCCGAACTTGCGGAGACCGCGTTTCTGCGCGGCAAGACCCTCTACGAAGAAGGCATGTTCTGCTGCGAGGCCGTGCTCTCTGTCGTCAACGAAGCAGCCGGTACGCCGTTCCCACCAGATGTCATGAGGCTCGGAAGCGGATTCTGGGGAGGTCTGGCGGGGGACGGCTCAACATGTGGCGCCCTGGTCGGCTCGATCATGGCCATCGGCCTGCTCGCCGGACGTACCGCCACCAACGGTGAGTGGGAGAGCTGCACGGATGCGTCGGAGGAGATTCGCACCAGGTTCCGCGAGGCCTGCGGCGGTGTGAGCTGCGGCGGGCTCGTGCGGCCCTTCGGCGGGATGGACGGCGAGGGCCGCCGCGGCAGATGCGCCGAGATCACCGGAACCGCCTCGGCACTCGTGATCGCGCTTGCCGAGGAGCGCGGCTGGCTGTAA
- the hpt gene encoding hypoxanthine phosphoribosyltransferase, translating into MHSDIERVILTEEAIHERVRELGAQISADYGDDPLLMIAVLRGATLFIADLARAIHTPVEIDFMAVSSYGSSTKSSGVVRIIKDLDETIEGRHVLVVEDILDTGLTLKYLLKNLASRSPASLDVVALLSKEGKQRVPITCRYVGFDIPDEFVVGYGLDYAEKYRNLPYIGVLRPEVYAE; encoded by the coding sequence ATGCACTCCGACATTGAGAGAGTCATCCTGACCGAGGAAGCGATCCACGAGCGGGTTCGCGAACTCGGCGCACAGATCAGTGCGGACTACGGCGACGATCCCCTGCTCATGATCGCGGTGCTGCGCGGTGCGACGCTGTTCATAGCCGATCTCGCTCGGGCAATCCATACACCGGTCGAGATCGACTTCATGGCAGTATCGAGCTACGGATCGTCAACGAAGTCCTCGGGCGTCGTGCGCATCATCAAGGATCTGGACGAGACGATCGAGGGGCGACACGTCCTGGTCGTAGAGGATATCCTCGACACTGGACTCACCCTCAAGTACCTGCTCAAGAACCTCGCATCGCGCTCTCCGGCATCGCTGGATGTGGTGGCGCTGTTGAGCAAGGAGGGGAAGCAGCGGGTACCTATCACCTGTAGGTACGTGGGATTCGATATCCCCGACGAGTTCGTCGTCGGCTACGGGCTCGACTATGCTGAGAAGTACCGCAACCTGCCCTACATCGGGGTGTTGCGACCGGAGGTCTACGCGGAATAG
- a CDS encoding GAF domain-containing sensor histidine kinase, with protein MIAALNDVAAAVSSSVSLEDVLETIVDRAKWITNTEKATLVLTEEHSTELDQETMVVKGSRDEHPQEWWEAQLEDIAADVFSTGETCLALNKENDAWLLCAPIRVKDRPVGLLGAINSRAHPFTEDHIDFLAILAAFAATTIENSRLAEQTKYVLLASERDRIAREMHDGISQSLFSVALGLEVCKKQIYRDPNSVAERLNELQESVDLSRSELRRFIYDLRPVKLQELGLVGAVEYWIHEVTAGERVEGKVVIEGERRHMGPSAEACLYRVAKESVSNVVKHANAQSVLVHVLYTCEGVELRIVDDGDGFDLEAVRERLRSGVSLGLNSIEERVSRENGTIDIHSSVGSGTTVHVVLPG; from the coding sequence TTGATCGCCGCACTCAATGACGTCGCCGCAGCGGTCTCGTCCTCCGTCTCGCTCGAGGATGTGCTCGAGACGATCGTTGATCGGGCGAAGTGGATCACCAACACAGAGAAGGCGACACTCGTTCTGACCGAGGAGCACAGCACCGAACTCGATCAGGAAACCATGGTAGTCAAGGGCAGTCGCGACGAGCATCCCCAGGAGTGGTGGGAGGCTCAGCTCGAAGACATCGCCGCGGATGTATTCTCAACCGGCGAGACCTGTCTGGCACTCAACAAGGAGAACGATGCGTGGCTCCTATGTGCGCCCATCCGGGTGAAGGACCGTCCGGTCGGCCTCTTGGGCGCCATCAATTCGCGGGCGCATCCCTTCACCGAGGACCACATCGACTTCCTGGCGATTCTAGCGGCGTTCGCCGCGACCACCATCGAGAATTCGCGACTGGCCGAGCAGACCAAGTACGTGCTCTTGGCGAGCGAGCGAGACCGGATCGCCCGGGAGATGCACGACGGGATATCGCAGTCACTGTTCAGCGTCGCCCTGGGTCTCGAGGTCTGCAAGAAGCAGATCTACCGCGATCCCAACTCGGTGGCCGAACGACTGAACGAACTGCAGGAGTCCGTCGACCTTAGCCGCAGTGAGCTACGGAGGTTCATCTACGATCTCAGACCGGTGAAGCTGCAGGAACTGGGACTCGTGGGTGCCGTCGAGTATTGGATCCACGAGGTCACGGCTGGCGAGCGGGTGGAAGGCAAGGTGGTCATCGAGGGCGAGCGACGGCACATGGGGCCGAGCGCCGAGGCTTGCCTCTACCGTGTCGCCAAGGAGTCCGTCAGCAACGTCGTGAAGCACGCGAACGCGCAGTCAGTACTGGTACATGTGCTGTACACGTGTGAAGGTGTCGAGCTTCGAATCGTCGACGACGGCGATGGTTTCGACCTGGAAGCAGTGCGAGAGCGCCTCAGGTCTGGGGTATCGCTCGGCCTGAACAGCATCGAGGAGCGAGTCTCGCGCGAGAATGGGACGATAGACATTCACAGCTCCGTTGGTAGCGGCACAACTGTCCACGTCGTACTCCCCGGGTAG
- a CDS encoding ABC transporter ATP-binding protein has product MIRLQDVTKRYGDAIAVDSVSFEVPRGEVCVLIGPSGCGKTTTLRMINRLIEPTSGSIEVEGQDIMSVRPEELRRHIGYVIQSVGLFPHLTVADNIATVPRLLGWRDDRMRSRVMELLDLVGLAPDDYAAKYPRQLSGGEAQRVGVARALAADPPVLLMDEPFGAVDPLNRNRLQMEFARIQRELRKTVIFVTHDVDEAIRLADRIALMRDGRLQQYDTPEVLLDHPVSKFVHDFMGADRALKRLGRVLVEDVMRRDIETARIDDSGAIDRAACGDERFVYLVDHAGMLRGWVDCQDLDEGHAVEDAVTEVDWREVSIGPDTSLKDALSAMIGLGFRSIPVTDRGRLVGAVALSGIEATMTGADSHISQLAEENGSESL; this is encoded by the coding sequence ATGATCCGCTTGCAGGACGTGACCAAGCGCTATGGGGATGCGATCGCCGTCGACAGCGTGAGCTTCGAGGTGCCCCGGGGCGAAGTGTGCGTGCTCATCGGTCCTTCCGGCTGCGGCAAGACCACGACGCTTCGGATGATCAACCGGCTCATCGAGCCCACCAGCGGCTCGATCGAGGTCGAGGGCCAAGACATCATGAGCGTGCGGCCCGAGGAGCTGCGCCGCCATATCGGCTACGTCATCCAGTCGGTCGGCCTGTTCCCGCACCTCACCGTTGCCGACAACATCGCGACTGTGCCCCGTCTCCTTGGCTGGCGCGATGATCGCATGCGTTCGCGCGTGATGGAGCTGCTCGATCTCGTGGGGCTTGCGCCCGATGACTATGCGGCCAAGTACCCGCGGCAGCTTTCCGGCGGTGAGGCGCAACGCGTCGGGGTGGCCCGCGCGCTGGCCGCAGACCCGCCGGTGCTGCTCATGGACGAGCCGTTCGGCGCGGTCGACCCGCTCAACCGCAATCGCCTCCAGATGGAGTTCGCGCGTATCCAGCGCGAGCTGCGCAAGACCGTCATCTTCGTGACGCACGACGTCGATGAGGCCATCCGGCTTGCGGATCGAATCGCCCTCATGCGCGATGGCCGACTGCAGCAGTACGACACACCGGAGGTCTTGCTCGATCATCCCGTCAGCAAGTTCGTTCACGACTTCATGGGTGCAGATCGCGCACTCAAGCGTCTCGGCCGCGTGCTGGTCGAGGATGTCATGCGTCGCGACATCGAGACCGCGCGCATCGACGACTCCGGCGCGATCGACCGCGCTGCCTGCGGAGACGAGCGCTTCGTCTACCTGGTCGATCATGCCGGCATGTTGCGAGGGTGGGTGGACTGCCAGGACCTCGACGAGGGGCACGCGGTCGAAGACGCCGTCACCGAGGTGGACTGGCGAGAGGTCAGCATCGGCCCGGACACATCTCTGAAAGACGCGCTCTCGGCGATGATCGGCCTCGGGTTCCGCTCGATTCCGGTGACCGATCGTGGCAGGCTCGTCGGCGCGGTCGCGCTTTCCGGCATCGAGGCCACGATGACGGGCGCGGACTCGCACATCTCACAGCTGGCCGAGGAGAACGGGAGCGAATCGCTGTGA
- a CDS encoding ABC transporter permease has translation MGQPVGRVDRVAAFGAVVALAGCFVLPFVEFRANRIVSGTPQTIAVAGTWGWALVAVCVTGLAAAIASPAARRGALVLAAGVATASLLPWALGSAAVSLQAGTDAVSRVSVGDGSWLVLVGAVIVLFQGSRSRPPAWLRWCALAAVAVAWALSATAGGLAELSLAKEFAAQSRRFWQLVGEHLVLSSAGLAFGVLFGVPLGVLASRNRIVRNATLSVVGTLQTVPSLALLGLLVFPLTAVGLHGIGSTPAIIALTLYALLPVVRNTYVGLAGVDPAALDAGRGMGMSRAQLLLRVEAPLALPLVLEGVRAAAVLVIGIAAVTAFVGAGGLGILVFQGWGQQADDLTLLGAIPMVVLAVVADAALRLLTALVVSPGIREEVA, from the coding sequence GTGGGGCAACCCGTCGGGCGTGTTGACCGTGTCGCCGCGTTCGGGGCGGTCGTGGCGCTGGCGGGCTGTTTCGTGCTCCCGTTCGTCGAGTTTCGCGCGAACCGCATTGTCAGTGGGACGCCCCAGACCATCGCGGTCGCCGGGACGTGGGGTTGGGCGCTCGTCGCCGTGTGTGTGACCGGCTTGGCTGCGGCCATTGCATCGCCGGCCGCTCGACGCGGTGCCCTTGTGCTCGCCGCGGGCGTGGCGACGGCTTCCTTGCTGCCCTGGGCTCTCGGGTCGGCTGCCGTGTCGCTGCAGGCTGGAACCGATGCGGTGTCGCGCGTCTCTGTCGGAGATGGGTCATGGCTCGTGCTCGTGGGCGCGGTGATTGTGCTCTTCCAGGGCTCCCGCTCCCGCCCGCCCGCGTGGCTACGGTGGTGCGCACTCGCCGCCGTGGCGGTTGCGTGGGCTCTCTCGGCGACAGCCGGCGGACTTGCCGAGCTCTCACTCGCCAAGGAGTTCGCCGCTCAGTCGCGACGGTTCTGGCAACTTGTGGGCGAACACCTTGTGCTCTCAAGCGCGGGACTGGCGTTCGGCGTGTTGTTTGGTGTGCCGCTCGGTGTGCTCGCGTCCCGCAACCGCATCGTGCGCAACGCAACGCTTTCGGTGGTCGGAACACTGCAGACAGTCCCGTCGCTCGCGCTCCTTGGCCTGCTCGTGTTCCCACTCACCGCGGTCGGGCTGCACGGGATCGGTTCCACGCCTGCGATCATCGCGCTGACGCTCTATGCGCTGCTGCCTGTCGTTCGCAACACGTACGTGGGACTCGCGGGGGTCGATCCCGCGGCGCTCGACGCGGGACGCGGTATGGGCATGAGTCGGGCGCAGCTTCTGTTACGGGTCGAGGCGCCACTTGCGCTGCCGCTCGTGCTCGAAGGCGTGCGTGCGGCAGCCGTGCTCGTGATCGGCATCGCGGCGGTCACCGCGTTCGTGGGCGCGGGCGGCCTGGGCATCCTCGTGTTCCAGGGCTGGGGTCAGCAGGCCGATGACCTCACGCTCCTCGGCGCAATACCGATGGTGGTGCTCGCTGTTGTCGCTGATGCTGCATTGCGCCTGCTCACCGCGCTCGTTGTCTCGCCCGGAATTCGCGAGGAGGTTGCATGA
- the ftsH gene encoding ATP-dependent zinc metalloprotease FtsH gives MVVNFIGQPEGPTQLKTSEFAQALDDGRIISVEARARDGRVIGTFYPDAAAQKQGQDRQAPFETTFMGEDSFTALMGEHPDVEYKVDPQTGFSWAALLIQLVPVALIIFFMLFFLNQMQGGNSKVMSFGKARAKRMTRDQPRITFKDVSGVDEAIEELEEIKEFLANPGRFQALGAKIPKGVLLVGPPGTGKTLLARAVAGEAAVPFFSISGSDFVEMFVGVGASRVRDLFEQAKAAAPCIIFMDEIDAVGRQRGAGLGGGHDEREQTLNQLLVEMDGFDINANVILIAATNRPDILDPALLRPGRFDRQIVVDRPDRRGREGILKIHTKGKPLADEIDLEVLARRTPGFTGADLANLVNEAALLAARHGKKKIDMVELEEAIERVISGPERKSRLISDEEKKIIAYHESGHALVGHMLPNTDPVHKISIIARGQALGYTLSLPSEDRFLNSRSQMLDNIAMMLGGRVAEEIAIGDITTGASNDIERATKAAKQMVTRYGMSEKLGPQTFGDANHEVFLGRDFSANADYSPEIAFEIDKEIRRLIDEGFDKAHTILTERREQLDLMARVLIERETVDKEELEALLEGRWNEYEAEHPAEAEAESAGDEADEASEPSASGESDAPGAPDTPEAPGVPPVISSV, from the coding sequence GTGGTCGTGAACTTCATCGGCCAACCCGAGGGCCCGACGCAGCTCAAGACCAGCGAGTTCGCGCAGGCGCTCGACGATGGAAGGATCATCTCCGTCGAAGCACGCGCCCGCGACGGCAGGGTCATCGGCACGTTCTATCCCGACGCGGCGGCGCAGAAGCAGGGCCAGGATCGCCAGGCGCCGTTCGAGACCACGTTCATGGGCGAGGACTCCTTCACCGCGCTCATGGGCGAGCATCCCGATGTGGAATACAAGGTAGACCCGCAGACCGGCTTCTCATGGGCCGCGCTGCTCATCCAGCTCGTCCCGGTCGCCCTCATCATCTTCTTCATGCTGTTCTTCCTGAACCAGATGCAAGGCGGCAACTCCAAGGTCATGTCCTTCGGCAAGGCCCGCGCCAAGCGCATGACGCGCGACCAGCCGAGGATCACCTTCAAGGACGTCTCCGGTGTTGATGAGGCCATCGAGGAGCTCGAGGAGATCAAGGAATTCCTCGCCAACCCGGGCAGGTTCCAGGCGCTCGGCGCCAAGATCCCAAAGGGCGTCCTGCTCGTCGGCCCCCCGGGAACCGGCAAGACGCTGCTGGCTCGTGCAGTTGCCGGCGAGGCTGCTGTGCCATTCTTCTCCATCTCCGGTTCCGACTTCGTCGAGATGTTCGTCGGCGTCGGCGCCTCCCGCGTGCGCGATCTGTTCGAACAGGCCAAGGCTGCTGCGCCTTGCATCATCTTCATGGACGAGATCGACGCGGTCGGCCGTCAGCGCGGCGCCGGTCTTGGCGGTGGGCACGACGAGCGCGAGCAGACCCTGAACCAGCTGCTTGTCGAGATGGACGGTTTTGACATCAACGCCAACGTCATCCTCATCGCCGCGACGAACCGCCCCGATATTCTCGACCCGGCGCTGCTTCGCCCCGGTCGTTTCGACCGCCAGATAGTGGTCGACCGCCCCGACCGCAGGGGGCGCGAGGGCATTCTCAAGATCCACACCAAGGGCAAGCCCCTCGCCGATGAGATCGACCTCGAGGTGCTTGCACGCCGCACCCCCGGCTTCACCGGTGCCGATCTCGCGAACCTGGTCAACGAGGCGGCTCTGCTTGCCGCGCGCCACGGCAAGAAGAAGATCGACATGGTAGAGCTCGAGGAGGCGATCGAGCGCGTCATTTCCGGCCCCGAGCGCAAGAGCCGGCTCATCTCCGACGAGGAGAAGAAGATCATCGCATACCACGAGTCGGGCCACGCGCTCGTTGGCCACATGCTGCCCAATACCGACCCCGTGCACAAGATCAGCATCATCGCGCGCGGCCAGGCTCTCGGCTACACGCTCTCGCTGCCCAGCGAAGACCGCTTCCTCAACTCCAGAAGCCAGATGCTCGACAACATCGCCATGATGCTCGGCGGTCGCGTTGCCGAGGAGATCGCCATCGGTGACATCACGACCGGTGCGAGCAATGATATCGAGCGTGCCACCAAGGCCGCCAAACAGATGGTCACCCGCTACGGAATGTCGGAGAAACTCGGCCCGCAGACTTTCGGTGATGCGAACCATGAGGTCTTCCTTGGCAGGGACTTCTCGGCGAATGCCGACTACAGTCCGGAGATCGCTTTCGAGATCGACAAGGAGATCCGACGGTTGATCGACGAGGGCTTTGACAAGGCTCACACGATCCTGACAGAGAGACGCGAACAGCTCGATCTTATGGCGCGTGTGCTGATCGAGCGCGAAACGGTGGACAAGGAAGAACTCGAGGCGCTGCTTGAGGGACGTTGGAACGAGTATGAGGCTGAACACCCGGCGGAGGCCGAGGCTGAGTCCGCCGGAGACGAGGCCGACGAAGCCTCCGAGCCATCGGCGAGCGGCGAGTCAGACGCGCCGGGCGCACCGGACACGCCCGAAGCACCGGGAGTTCCGCCTGTCATCAGCAGCGTCTAG